The Apis cerana isolate GH-2021 linkage group LG12, AcerK_1.0, whole genome shotgun sequence genome window below encodes:
- the LOC107998881 gene encoding AP-1 complex subunit gamma-1 isoform X8, which translates to MNASEHGFNPAFNMASIKQAFNEAVERVRMPAPTRLRDLIRQIRAARTAAEERTVVNKECAYIRSTFREEDSVWRCRNIAKLLYIHMLGYPAHFGQLECLKLIASPRFTDKRIGYLGAMLLLDERQDVHLLITNCLKNDLNSSTQFVIGLALCTLGAIASPEMARDLASEVERLMKSANAYIRKKAALCAFRIIRRVPELMEMFLPATRSLITEKNHGVLITGVTLITEMCENSVDTLNHFKKIVPNLVRILKNLILAGYSPEHDVSGVSDPFLQVKILRLLRILGRNDIDASEAMNDILAQVATNTETSKNVGNTILYETVLSIMDIKSESGLRVLAVNILGRFLLNNDKNIRYVALNTLLKTVYVDTSAVQRHRSTILECLKDPDVSIRKRAMELSFALVNSNNIRNMMKELLLFLERADPEFKAQCSSNIVMSAERFAPNKRWHLETLFKVLVAAGNYVRDDVVACTIQLISETQSQQSYAVSALWRALEKDTSDKQPLAQVATWCIGEYGDLLLYGPPLEDIDTPINLTEDEVIDVYQRLLWNPQNTVVTKQYTLLSLTKLSTRFQKGNEKIRQIIDTFGSNLHIELQQRGIEFSQLFRKYDHLRPALLERMPPMETARPQANGIIGMVNGEPEPEEEKSSVLEASSPSSDSSALLDLLGTTDLGMTPSVSNKNTSANSTTIVNNNDLLDLLGSLDLNVPTSTSTLPQTQTSQIFNSTNTTNFLVDGLLNSSSVQNDTLTMIVLDKAGLKIIFRLERSPDIADLLIINMSAQNSGNAILTDFLFQAAVPKTFQLQMLSPSSTVIPPSGQVTQVLKVTNINKVPLRMRLRISYTGPTGPVLEQTEVNNFPSLISQ; encoded by the exons ATGAATGCTTCAGAACACgg GTTTAACCCAGCCTTTAACATGGCCTCTATAAAACAAGCATTTAATGAAGCAGTAGAAAGag TTAGAATGCCTGCGCCAACAAGATTGAGAGATCTTATCAGACAAATAAGAGCTGCTAGAACTGCAGCAGAAGAAAGGACAGTTGTTAATAAAGAATGTGCTTATATTCGTTCTACGTTTAGAGAAGAGGATAGTGTATGGAGATGTCGAAATATtgcaaaacttttatatatacatatgcttgg atatccTGCTCATTTTGGCCAATTGGAATGTCTAAAACTTATTGCATCTCCAAGGTTCACAGATAAAAGAATTGGTTACTTAGGTGCAATGTTACTATTAGATGAACGACAGGATGTTCatcttttaattacaaattgtttaaaaaa tgatTTAAATAGTTCTACACAATTTGTTATTGGTTTGGCATTATGTACTTTGGGTGCAATTGCATCACCAGAAATGGCAAGAGATTTAGCATCTGAAGTCGAGAGGCTAATGAAATCAGCAAATGCATATATTCGGAAGAAAGCAGCACTTTGTgcatttagaattattagacgTGTACCCGAATTGATGGAAATGTTTCTACCTGCTACTCGTAGTttaattacagaaaaaaatcatgGTGTATTAATTACAGGTGTTACACTTATTACAGAAATGTGTGAAAACAGTGTTGATACCTTAAATCACTTTAAAAAG attGTACCAAATCTTGTgcggattttaaaaaatttaatactagCAGGATATTCTCCAGAACATGATGTATCTGGAGTATCTGATCCTTTTCTTCAAGTAAAGATATTACGTCTACTTCGAATCTTAGGACGTAACGATATTGATGCATCTGAAGCAATGAATGATATACTTGCACAAGTTGCAACCAATACAGAAACTAGTAAAAATGTTGGAAATACAATTCTATATGAAACTGTATTATCTATTATGGATATAAAATCTGAAAGTGGACTCAGAGTATTAGCAGTGAATATATTAggtcgatttttattaaataatgataaaaacatCCGATATGTTGCTttgaatacattattaaaaacagtTTATGTAGATACAAGTGCAGTACAAAGACATCGCTCAACAATTTTg gaatGTCTAAAAGATCCTGATGTATCAATTAGAAAACGAGCAATGGAGCTTAGTTTTGCACTTGtaaattcaaacaatattagaaatatgatGAAGGAATTATTGCTTTTCTTGGAACGTGCTGATCCAGAATTTAAAGCTCAATGTAGTAGTAATATAGTAATGTCTGCAGAAAGATTTGCTCCAAATAAACGTTGGCATCTTGAAACACTATTCAAAGTTCTTGTTGct gCTGGTAATTATGTTAGAGACGATGTGGTAGCATGcactattcaattaatttcagaaaCACAATCACAACAAAGTTATGCTGTCAGTGCATTATGGAGAGCATTAGAAAAAGATACATCTGATAAACAACCTTTGGCTCAAGTAGCAACATGGTGTATTGGTGAATAtggtgatttattattatatgggCCACCATTAGAAGATATAGATACTCCTATTAAT ttaacAGAAGATGAAGTTATTGATGTCTATCAAAGGTTATTATGGAATCCACAAAACACAGTTGTTACAAAACAATATACTTTATTGTCTCTCACAAAACTTAGCACAAGATTCCAGAAAGGCAATGa aaaaattcgtCAAATAATTGATACATTTGGAAGTAATTTACATATAGAATTACAACAACGAGGTATtgaattttcacaattattcagaaaatatGATCATTTACGACCTGCATTACTTGAAAGAATGCCTCCTATGGAAACTGCAAGACCACAAGCTAATGGAATTATTGGTATGGTAAATGGTGAACCAGAAccagaggaagaaaaatcttcAGTCTTAGAAGCAAGTAGTCCATCATCTGATTCa agtgCCCTTCTAGATTTGCTTGGAACTACTGACTTAGGAATGACACCTTcagtatcgaataaaaatacatctGCTAATTCAACAACTATAGTAAACAATAATGATCTCTTGGACCTTCTTGGTAGTTTGGATTTAAATGTACCCACATCTACATCTACACTGCCACAGACACAAACAtcgcaaatatttaattctactaATACAACCAATTTTTTAGTAGATGGTTTGCTTAATTCATCATCAGTTCAAAATG ATACTCTTACTATGATTGTATTGGATAAAGCAGgacttaaaataatctttagatTAGAAAGATCTCCAGATATTgctgatttattaattattaatatgtcaGCTCAAAATTCTGGAAATGCAATATTAactgattttttatttcaagcagCAGTTCCTAAG acaTTCCAACTACAAATGTTATCACCATCAAGCACAGTCATTCCTCCCTCTGGACAAGTTACTCAAGTATTAAAAGTTACGAATATCAACAAA GTACCTTTAAGAATGAGATTACGTATATCATATACTGGACCAACAGGACCAGTTTTGGAACAAACAGAAGTGAATAATTTTCCTTCATTAATATCACAGTGa
- the LOC107998881 gene encoding AP-1 complex subunit gamma-1 isoform X10, with the protein MLQNTVRMPAPTRLRDLIRQIRAARTAAEERTVVNKECAYIRSTFREEDSVWRCRNIAKLLYIHMLGYPAHFGQLECLKLIASPRFTDKRIGYLGAMLLLDERQDVHLLITNCLKNDLNSSTQFVIGLALCTLGAIASPEMARDLASEVERLMKSANAYIRKKAALCAFRIIRRVPELMEMFLPATRSLITEKNHGVLITGVTLITEMCENSVDTLNHFKKIVPNLVRILKNLILAGYSPEHDVSGVSDPFLQVKILRLLRILGRNDIDASEAMNDILAQVATNTETSKNVGNTILYETVLSIMDIKSESGLRVLAVNILGRFLLNNDKNIRYVALNTLLKTVYVDTSAVQRHRSTILECLKDPDVSIRKRAMELSFALVNSNNIRNMMKELLLFLERADPEFKAQCSSNIVMSAERFAPNKRWHLETLFKVLVAAGNYVRDDVVACTIQLISETQSQQSYAVSALWRALEKDTSDKQPLAQVATWCIGEYGDLLLYGPPLEDIDTPINLTEDEVIDVYQRLLWNPQNTVVTKQYTLLSLTKLSTRFQKGNEKIRQIIDTFGSNLHIELQQRGIEFSQLFRKYDHLRPALLERMPPMETARPQANGIIGMVNGEPEPEEEKSSVLEASSPSSDSSALLDLLGTTDLGMTPSVSNKNTSANSTTIVNNNDLLDLLGSLDLNVPTSTSTLPQTQTSQIFNSTNTTNFLVDGLLNSSSVQNDTLTMIVLDKAGLKIIFRLERSPDIADLLIINMSAQNSGNAILTDFLFQAAVPKTFQLQMLSPSSTVIPPSGQVTQVLKVTNINKVPLRMRLRISYTGPTGPVLEQTEVNNFPSLISQ; encoded by the exons ATGCTTCAGAACACgg TTAGAATGCCTGCGCCAACAAGATTGAGAGATCTTATCAGACAAATAAGAGCTGCTAGAACTGCAGCAGAAGAAAGGACAGTTGTTAATAAAGAATGTGCTTATATTCGTTCTACGTTTAGAGAAGAGGATAGTGTATGGAGATGTCGAAATATtgcaaaacttttatatatacatatgcttgg atatccTGCTCATTTTGGCCAATTGGAATGTCTAAAACTTATTGCATCTCCAAGGTTCACAGATAAAAGAATTGGTTACTTAGGTGCAATGTTACTATTAGATGAACGACAGGATGTTCatcttttaattacaaattgtttaaaaaa tgatTTAAATAGTTCTACACAATTTGTTATTGGTTTGGCATTATGTACTTTGGGTGCAATTGCATCACCAGAAATGGCAAGAGATTTAGCATCTGAAGTCGAGAGGCTAATGAAATCAGCAAATGCATATATTCGGAAGAAAGCAGCACTTTGTgcatttagaattattagacgTGTACCCGAATTGATGGAAATGTTTCTACCTGCTACTCGTAGTttaattacagaaaaaaatcatgGTGTATTAATTACAGGTGTTACACTTATTACAGAAATGTGTGAAAACAGTGTTGATACCTTAAATCACTTTAAAAAG attGTACCAAATCTTGTgcggattttaaaaaatttaatactagCAGGATATTCTCCAGAACATGATGTATCTGGAGTATCTGATCCTTTTCTTCAAGTAAAGATATTACGTCTACTTCGAATCTTAGGACGTAACGATATTGATGCATCTGAAGCAATGAATGATATACTTGCACAAGTTGCAACCAATACAGAAACTAGTAAAAATGTTGGAAATACAATTCTATATGAAACTGTATTATCTATTATGGATATAAAATCTGAAAGTGGACTCAGAGTATTAGCAGTGAATATATTAggtcgatttttattaaataatgataaaaacatCCGATATGTTGCTttgaatacattattaaaaacagtTTATGTAGATACAAGTGCAGTACAAAGACATCGCTCAACAATTTTg gaatGTCTAAAAGATCCTGATGTATCAATTAGAAAACGAGCAATGGAGCTTAGTTTTGCACTTGtaaattcaaacaatattagaaatatgatGAAGGAATTATTGCTTTTCTTGGAACGTGCTGATCCAGAATTTAAAGCTCAATGTAGTAGTAATATAGTAATGTCTGCAGAAAGATTTGCTCCAAATAAACGTTGGCATCTTGAAACACTATTCAAAGTTCTTGTTGct gCTGGTAATTATGTTAGAGACGATGTGGTAGCATGcactattcaattaatttcagaaaCACAATCACAACAAAGTTATGCTGTCAGTGCATTATGGAGAGCATTAGAAAAAGATACATCTGATAAACAACCTTTGGCTCAAGTAGCAACATGGTGTATTGGTGAATAtggtgatttattattatatgggCCACCATTAGAAGATATAGATACTCCTATTAAT ttaacAGAAGATGAAGTTATTGATGTCTATCAAAGGTTATTATGGAATCCACAAAACACAGTTGTTACAAAACAATATACTTTATTGTCTCTCACAAAACTTAGCACAAGATTCCAGAAAGGCAATGa aaaaattcgtCAAATAATTGATACATTTGGAAGTAATTTACATATAGAATTACAACAACGAGGTATtgaattttcacaattattcagaaaatatGATCATTTACGACCTGCATTACTTGAAAGAATGCCTCCTATGGAAACTGCAAGACCACAAGCTAATGGAATTATTGGTATGGTAAATGGTGAACCAGAAccagaggaagaaaaatcttcAGTCTTAGAAGCAAGTAGTCCATCATCTGATTCa agtgCCCTTCTAGATTTGCTTGGAACTACTGACTTAGGAATGACACCTTcagtatcgaataaaaatacatctGCTAATTCAACAACTATAGTAAACAATAATGATCTCTTGGACCTTCTTGGTAGTTTGGATTTAAATGTACCCACATCTACATCTACACTGCCACAGACACAAACAtcgcaaatatttaattctactaATACAACCAATTTTTTAGTAGATGGTTTGCTTAATTCATCATCAGTTCAAAATG ATACTCTTACTATGATTGTATTGGATAAAGCAGgacttaaaataatctttagatTAGAAAGATCTCCAGATATTgctgatttattaattattaatatgtcaGCTCAAAATTCTGGAAATGCAATATTAactgattttttatttcaagcagCAGTTCCTAAG acaTTCCAACTACAAATGTTATCACCATCAAGCACAGTCATTCCTCCCTCTGGACAAGTTACTCAAGTATTAAAAGTTACGAATATCAACAAA GTACCTTTAAGAATGAGATTACGTATATCATATACTGGACCAACAGGACCAGTTTTGGAACAAACAGAAGTGAATAATTTTCCTTCATTAATATCACAGTGa
- the LOC107998881 gene encoding AP-1 complex subunit gamma-1 isoform X7, with translation MNASEHGFNPAFNMASIKQAFNEAVERVSTVRMPAPTRLRDLIRQIRAARTAAEERTVVNKECAYIRSTFREEDSVWRCRNIAKLLYIHMLGYPAHFGQLECLKLIASPRFTDKRIGYLGAMLLLDERQDVHLLITNCLKNDLNSSTQFVIGLALCTLGAIASPEMARDLASEVERLMKSANAYIRKKAALCAFRIIRRVPELMEMFLPATRSLITEKNHGVLITGVTLITEMCENSVDTLNHFKKIVPNLVRILKNLILAGYSPEHDVSGVSDPFLQVKILRLLRILGRNDIDASEAMNDILAQVATNTETSKNVGNTILYETVLSIMDIKSESGLRVLAVNILGRFLLNNDKNIRYVALNTLLKTVYVDTSAVQRHRSTILECLKDPDVSIRKRAMELSFALVNSNNIRNMMKELLLFLERADPEFKAQCSSNIVMSAERFAPNKRWHLETLFKVLVAAGNYVRDDVVACTIQLISETQSQQSYAVSALWRALEKDTSDKQPLAQVATWCIGEYGDLLLYGPPLEDIDTPINLTEDEVIDVYQRLLWNPQNTVVTKQYTLLSLTKLSTRFQKGNEKIRQIIDTFGSNLHIELQQRGIEFSQLFRKYDHLRPALLERMPPMETARPQANGIIGMVNGEPEPEEEKSSVLEASSPSSDSSALLDLLGTTDLGMTPSVSNKNTSANSTTIVNNNDLLDLLGSLDLNVPTSTSTLPQTQTSQIFNSTNTTNFLVDGLLNSSSVQNDTLTMIVLDKAGLKIIFRLERSPDIADLLIINMSAQNSGNAILTDFLFQAAVPKTFQLQMLSPSSTVIPPSGQVTQVLKVTNINKVPLRMRLRISYTGPTGPVLEQTEVNNFPSLISQ, from the exons ATGAATGCTTCAGAACACgg GTTTAACCCAGCCTTTAACATGGCCTCTATAAAACAAGCATTTAATGAAGCAGTAGAAAGag tcTCAACAGTTAGAATGCCTGCGCCAACAAGATTGAGAGATCTTATCAGACAAATAAGAGCTGCTAGAACTGCAGCAGAAGAAAGGACAGTTGTTAATAAAGAATGTGCTTATATTCGTTCTACGTTTAGAGAAGAGGATAGTGTATGGAGATGTCGAAATATtgcaaaacttttatatatacatatgcttgg atatccTGCTCATTTTGGCCAATTGGAATGTCTAAAACTTATTGCATCTCCAAGGTTCACAGATAAAAGAATTGGTTACTTAGGTGCAATGTTACTATTAGATGAACGACAGGATGTTCatcttttaattacaaattgtttaaaaaa tgatTTAAATAGTTCTACACAATTTGTTATTGGTTTGGCATTATGTACTTTGGGTGCAATTGCATCACCAGAAATGGCAAGAGATTTAGCATCTGAAGTCGAGAGGCTAATGAAATCAGCAAATGCATATATTCGGAAGAAAGCAGCACTTTGTgcatttagaattattagacgTGTACCCGAATTGATGGAAATGTTTCTACCTGCTACTCGTAGTttaattacagaaaaaaatcatgGTGTATTAATTACAGGTGTTACACTTATTACAGAAATGTGTGAAAACAGTGTTGATACCTTAAATCACTTTAAAAAG attGTACCAAATCTTGTgcggattttaaaaaatttaatactagCAGGATATTCTCCAGAACATGATGTATCTGGAGTATCTGATCCTTTTCTTCAAGTAAAGATATTACGTCTACTTCGAATCTTAGGACGTAACGATATTGATGCATCTGAAGCAATGAATGATATACTTGCACAAGTTGCAACCAATACAGAAACTAGTAAAAATGTTGGAAATACAATTCTATATGAAACTGTATTATCTATTATGGATATAAAATCTGAAAGTGGACTCAGAGTATTAGCAGTGAATATATTAggtcgatttttattaaataatgataaaaacatCCGATATGTTGCTttgaatacattattaaaaacagtTTATGTAGATACAAGTGCAGTACAAAGACATCGCTCAACAATTTTg gaatGTCTAAAAGATCCTGATGTATCAATTAGAAAACGAGCAATGGAGCTTAGTTTTGCACTTGtaaattcaaacaatattagaaatatgatGAAGGAATTATTGCTTTTCTTGGAACGTGCTGATCCAGAATTTAAAGCTCAATGTAGTAGTAATATAGTAATGTCTGCAGAAAGATTTGCTCCAAATAAACGTTGGCATCTTGAAACACTATTCAAAGTTCTTGTTGct gCTGGTAATTATGTTAGAGACGATGTGGTAGCATGcactattcaattaatttcagaaaCACAATCACAACAAAGTTATGCTGTCAGTGCATTATGGAGAGCATTAGAAAAAGATACATCTGATAAACAACCTTTGGCTCAAGTAGCAACATGGTGTATTGGTGAATAtggtgatttattattatatgggCCACCATTAGAAGATATAGATACTCCTATTAAT ttaacAGAAGATGAAGTTATTGATGTCTATCAAAGGTTATTATGGAATCCACAAAACACAGTTGTTACAAAACAATATACTTTATTGTCTCTCACAAAACTTAGCACAAGATTCCAGAAAGGCAATGa aaaaattcgtCAAATAATTGATACATTTGGAAGTAATTTACATATAGAATTACAACAACGAGGTATtgaattttcacaattattcagaaaatatGATCATTTACGACCTGCATTACTTGAAAGAATGCCTCCTATGGAAACTGCAAGACCACAAGCTAATGGAATTATTGGTATGGTAAATGGTGAACCAGAAccagaggaagaaaaatcttcAGTCTTAGAAGCAAGTAGTCCATCATCTGATTCa agtgCCCTTCTAGATTTGCTTGGAACTACTGACTTAGGAATGACACCTTcagtatcgaataaaaatacatctGCTAATTCAACAACTATAGTAAACAATAATGATCTCTTGGACCTTCTTGGTAGTTTGGATTTAAATGTACCCACATCTACATCTACACTGCCACAGACACAAACAtcgcaaatatttaattctactaATACAACCAATTTTTTAGTAGATGGTTTGCTTAATTCATCATCAGTTCAAAATG ATACTCTTACTATGATTGTATTGGATAAAGCAGgacttaaaataatctttagatTAGAAAGATCTCCAGATATTgctgatttattaattattaatatgtcaGCTCAAAATTCTGGAAATGCAATATTAactgattttttatttcaagcagCAGTTCCTAAG acaTTCCAACTACAAATGTTATCACCATCAAGCACAGTCATTCCTCCCTCTGGACAAGTTACTCAAGTATTAAAAGTTACGAATATCAACAAA GTACCTTTAAGAATGAGATTACGTATATCATATACTGGACCAACAGGACCAGTTTTGGAACAAACAGAAGTGAATAATTTTCCTTCATTAATATCACAGTGa
- the LOC107998881 gene encoding AP-1 complex subunit gamma-1 isoform X4 translates to MWPYYESEDWSVLPPELNRRFNPAFNMASIKQAFNEAVERVRMPAPTRLRDLIRQIRAARTAAEERTVVNKECAYIRSTFREEDSVWRCRNIAKLLYIHMLGYPAHFGQLECLKLIASPRFTDKRIGYLGAMLLLDERQDVHLLITNCLKNDLNSSTQFVIGLALCTLGAIASPEMARDLASEVERLMKSANAYIRKKAALCAFRIIRRVPELMEMFLPATRSLITEKNHGVLITGVTLITEMCENSVDTLNHFKKIVPNLVRILKNLILAGYSPEHDVSGVSDPFLQVKILRLLRILGRNDIDASEAMNDILAQVATNTETSKNVGNTILYETVLSIMDIKSESGLRVLAVNILGRFLLNNDKNIRYVALNTLLKTVYVDTSAVQRHRSTILECLKDPDVSIRKRAMELSFALVNSNNIRNMMKELLLFLERADPEFKAQCSSNIVMSAERFAPNKRWHLETLFKVLVAAGNYVRDDVVACTIQLISETQSQQSYAVSALWRALEKDTSDKQPLAQVATWCIGEYGDLLLYGPPLEDIDTPINLTEDEVIDVYQRLLWNPQNTVVTKQYTLLSLTKLSTRFQKGNEKIRQIIDTFGSNLHIELQQRGIEFSQLFRKYDHLRPALLERMPPMETARPQANGIIGMVNGEPEPEEEKSSVLEASSPSSDSSALLDLLGTTDLGMTPSVSNKNTSANSTTIVNNNDLLDLLGSLDLNVPTSTSTLPQTQTSQIFNSTNTTNFLVDGLLNSSSVQNDTLTMIVLDKAGLKIIFRLERSPDIADLLIINMSAQNSGNAILTDFLFQAAVPKTFQLQMLSPSSTVIPPSGQVTQVLKVTNINKVPLRMRLRISYTGPTGPVLEQTEVNNFPSLISQ, encoded by the exons atgTGGCCATATTATGAATCTGAAGATTGGAGTGTTTTACCACCAGAATTAAATAGACG GTTTAACCCAGCCTTTAACATGGCCTCTATAAAACAAGCATTTAATGAAGCAGTAGAAAGag TTAGAATGCCTGCGCCAACAAGATTGAGAGATCTTATCAGACAAATAAGAGCTGCTAGAACTGCAGCAGAAGAAAGGACAGTTGTTAATAAAGAATGTGCTTATATTCGTTCTACGTTTAGAGAAGAGGATAGTGTATGGAGATGTCGAAATATtgcaaaacttttatatatacatatgcttgg atatccTGCTCATTTTGGCCAATTGGAATGTCTAAAACTTATTGCATCTCCAAGGTTCACAGATAAAAGAATTGGTTACTTAGGTGCAATGTTACTATTAGATGAACGACAGGATGTTCatcttttaattacaaattgtttaaaaaa tgatTTAAATAGTTCTACACAATTTGTTATTGGTTTGGCATTATGTACTTTGGGTGCAATTGCATCACCAGAAATGGCAAGAGATTTAGCATCTGAAGTCGAGAGGCTAATGAAATCAGCAAATGCATATATTCGGAAGAAAGCAGCACTTTGTgcatttagaattattagacgTGTACCCGAATTGATGGAAATGTTTCTACCTGCTACTCGTAGTttaattacagaaaaaaatcatgGTGTATTAATTACAGGTGTTACACTTATTACAGAAATGTGTGAAAACAGTGTTGATACCTTAAATCACTTTAAAAAG attGTACCAAATCTTGTgcggattttaaaaaatttaatactagCAGGATATTCTCCAGAACATGATGTATCTGGAGTATCTGATCCTTTTCTTCAAGTAAAGATATTACGTCTACTTCGAATCTTAGGACGTAACGATATTGATGCATCTGAAGCAATGAATGATATACTTGCACAAGTTGCAACCAATACAGAAACTAGTAAAAATGTTGGAAATACAATTCTATATGAAACTGTATTATCTATTATGGATATAAAATCTGAAAGTGGACTCAGAGTATTAGCAGTGAATATATTAggtcgatttttattaaataatgataaaaacatCCGATATGTTGCTttgaatacattattaaaaacagtTTATGTAGATACAAGTGCAGTACAAAGACATCGCTCAACAATTTTg gaatGTCTAAAAGATCCTGATGTATCAATTAGAAAACGAGCAATGGAGCTTAGTTTTGCACTTGtaaattcaaacaatattagaaatatgatGAAGGAATTATTGCTTTTCTTGGAACGTGCTGATCCAGAATTTAAAGCTCAATGTAGTAGTAATATAGTAATGTCTGCAGAAAGATTTGCTCCAAATAAACGTTGGCATCTTGAAACACTATTCAAAGTTCTTGTTGct gCTGGTAATTATGTTAGAGACGATGTGGTAGCATGcactattcaattaatttcagaaaCACAATCACAACAAAGTTATGCTGTCAGTGCATTATGGAGAGCATTAGAAAAAGATACATCTGATAAACAACCTTTGGCTCAAGTAGCAACATGGTGTATTGGTGAATAtggtgatttattattatatgggCCACCATTAGAAGATATAGATACTCCTATTAAT ttaacAGAAGATGAAGTTATTGATGTCTATCAAAGGTTATTATGGAATCCACAAAACACAGTTGTTACAAAACAATATACTTTATTGTCTCTCACAAAACTTAGCACAAGATTCCAGAAAGGCAATGa aaaaattcgtCAAATAATTGATACATTTGGAAGTAATTTACATATAGAATTACAACAACGAGGTATtgaattttcacaattattcagaaaatatGATCATTTACGACCTGCATTACTTGAAAGAATGCCTCCTATGGAAACTGCAAGACCACAAGCTAATGGAATTATTGGTATGGTAAATGGTGAACCAGAAccagaggaagaaaaatcttcAGTCTTAGAAGCAAGTAGTCCATCATCTGATTCa agtgCCCTTCTAGATTTGCTTGGAACTACTGACTTAGGAATGACACCTTcagtatcgaataaaaatacatctGCTAATTCAACAACTATAGTAAACAATAATGATCTCTTGGACCTTCTTGGTAGTTTGGATTTAAATGTACCCACATCTACATCTACACTGCCACAGACACAAACAtcgcaaatatttaattctactaATACAACCAATTTTTTAGTAGATGGTTTGCTTAATTCATCATCAGTTCAAAATG ATACTCTTACTATGATTGTATTGGATAAAGCAGgacttaaaataatctttagatTAGAAAGATCTCCAGATATTgctgatttattaattattaatatgtcaGCTCAAAATTCTGGAAATGCAATATTAactgattttttatttcaagcagCAGTTCCTAAG acaTTCCAACTACAAATGTTATCACCATCAAGCACAGTCATTCCTCCCTCTGGACAAGTTACTCAAGTATTAAAAGTTACGAATATCAACAAA GTACCTTTAAGAATGAGATTACGTATATCATATACTGGACCAACAGGACCAGTTTTGGAACAAACAGAAGTGAATAATTTTCCTTCATTAATATCACAGTGa